A portion of the Corynebacterium jeikeium genome contains these proteins:
- a CDS encoding oxidoreductase yields MKKLVVVSAGVSDPSTTRILANRIAEAVNVQVSKRGEGLEIEYVELRELAVSLGTAMSTGLYDEKLRAALDTVSGADGLIAATPVFAASYSGLFKMFFDALDKDALTSMPVIIAATAGTARHSLVLEYAMRPLFSYLRGTVMPTAVFAATEDFGAGDGAGNGAGGVSGAEMNNRVVRAARELAEYLVGVRSAVVGFGPDFGNEAEEKGAAHSAGGASEGNQGASAPNRRRSTNTRVDTNVTDFATLLEGLDGTAK; encoded by the coding sequence GTGAAAAAGCTCGTCGTCGTAAGTGCCGGTGTTTCCGATCCATCAACCACGCGCATCCTTGCCAATCGCATCGCGGAAGCTGTTAACGTGCAGGTCTCCAAGCGCGGCGAAGGCCTCGAGATCGAGTACGTCGAGCTGCGCGAACTCGCTGTCAGCCTCGGCACGGCGATGTCCACAGGGCTTTACGACGAAAAATTGCGCGCCGCCCTCGATACTGTCAGCGGTGCTGATGGATTGATTGCCGCGACCCCGGTGTTCGCAGCATCCTACTCGGGGCTGTTCAAAATGTTTTTCGACGCCCTGGATAAGGATGCGCTGACCTCCATGCCGGTCATTATTGCTGCGACGGCTGGCACAGCGCGGCATTCATTGGTGCTGGAGTATGCGATGCGTCCGCTGTTTAGCTACCTTCGCGGCACCGTTATGCCGACTGCTGTATTTGCAGCCACTGAGGACTTTGGCGCTGGCGATGGTGCCGGAAATGGCGCCGGCGGAGTGTCCGGCGCGGAGATGAACAATCGCGTCGTGCGTGCAGCTCGTGAGCTTGCCGAGTACCTTGTCGGTGTTCGCTCGGCAGTAGTCGGTTTTGGTCCAGATTTTGGGAACGAAGCTGAAGAAAAGGGTGCAGCGCATTCAGCGGGCGGGGCCAGCGAGGGGAATCAGGGTGCCAGCGCGCCGAACAGGCGACGCAGTACAAACACGCGGGTGGATACTAACGTCACGGATTTTGCCACGCTGCTAGAGGGGCTCGACGGTACCGCGAAGTAG
- a CDS encoding LLM class flavin-dependent oxidoreductase, giving the protein MQFGIFTIGDVTKDPTTGQIPTEHERIKATVALAKKAEEVGLDVFATGQHHNPPFVAPANPPILLANLAAQTENLILSTSTTLITTTDPVRIAEDYAYLQHLSEGRIDLMMGRGNTGPVYPWFGKDIRKGIPLAIENYHLLRTLWREENVDWQGQFRTPLQSFTSTPRPLDGVAPFVWHGSIRSTEIAEQAAFYGDGFFHNHIFWNIEHTTAMVNLYRQRYEHYGHGAADQAIVGLGGQVFAAETEKKAKEIFRPYFDNAPVYGHGPSLEEFENITPLTVGTPEQIIERYLGYADAVGDYQRQLFLIDHAGLPLEMALEQVEILGTEIVPVLREEFERRRPAHVPSDPPTHASLVAEGADSPHLLVRPAERNQ; this is encoded by the coding sequence ATGCAATTCGGAATTTTTACAATTGGCGACGTCACAAAAGATCCCACGACTGGACAAATCCCTACTGAACATGAGCGCATTAAGGCAACTGTCGCCCTAGCGAAGAAGGCCGAAGAGGTCGGCCTCGATGTATTTGCTACTGGCCAGCACCACAATCCACCGTTTGTGGCACCGGCGAATCCGCCGATTTTATTAGCCAACCTCGCAGCACAGACCGAAAATCTGATTCTGTCGACTTCGACAACGCTGATTACCACCACCGACCCCGTGCGCATCGCCGAGGATTACGCCTACCTCCAGCACCTTTCCGAAGGTCGCATTGATCTCATGATGGGCCGCGGCAACACCGGGCCTGTTTATCCGTGGTTTGGCAAGGATATTCGCAAGGGAATTCCGCTGGCCATCGAGAACTATCACCTGCTGCGCACCCTTTGGCGTGAGGAGAATGTGGATTGGCAAGGTCAATTCCGCACTCCGCTGCAGTCATTTACGTCCACACCGCGCCCGCTCGACGGTGTAGCACCTTTCGTGTGGCACGGCTCAATCCGCTCCACTGAGATTGCTGAGCAGGCCGCCTTCTATGGGGACGGCTTCTTCCATAATCACATTTTCTGGAATATCGAGCACACCACAGCCATGGTCAATCTCTACCGCCAGCGCTATGAGCACTACGGTCATGGTGCTGCTGATCAGGCAATCGTCGGGCTTGGCGGTCAGGTCTTCGCCGCTGAGACGGAGAAGAAGGCCAAGGAGATTTTCCGCCCATACTTCGACAATGCCCCGGTCTATGGACATGGGCCATCTCTGGAAGAATTCGAGAACATCACTCCACTGACCGTCGGCACGCCTGAGCAAATCATCGAACGTTACCTGGGCTATGCAGACGCCGTTGGCGACTACCAGCGTCAGCTCTTCCTTATCGATCACGCCGGCCTGCCGCTGGAAATGGCGTTGGAGCAGGTTGAAATCCTGGGAACCGAAATCGTTCCGGTCCTGCGTGAAGAGTTCGAGCGCCGCCGTCCGGCGCACGTGCCTTCCGACCCGCCGACGCACGCCTCGCTGGTTGCCGAGGGCGCAGATTCCCCGCACCTTCTCGTCCGCCCGGCTGAAAGGAATCAGTAG
- a CDS encoding polyisoprenoid-binding protein, giving the protein MALQSGNYVLDAQHSTVGFTVRHAMITKVHGQFTEFESVINFDADKPENSTAKATIQANSINTNNEERDNHLRSKDFFGTDENPTFEFVSTAIELQSEEKATVTGDLTINGITKPVTLDVDIFGSAEDPWGQTRVGFEAATKIDRTDFGIDYNAPIKTGGLLLGNEISLQIDGSAVKQ; this is encoded by the coding sequence ATGGCTCTTCAGTCTGGCAACTACGTTCTTGATGCACAGCACTCCACCGTTGGATTCACCGTTCGTCACGCAATGATCACTAAGGTCCACGGTCAGTTCACTGAGTTTGAGTCCGTTATTAATTTTGATGCCGACAAGCCGGAGAATTCCACGGCAAAGGCGACCATTCAGGCGAACTCCATCAACACCAACAATGAAGAGCGCGACAACCACCTGCGCTCGAAGGACTTCTTCGGCACCGACGAAAACCCGACCTTCGAATTCGTTTCCACCGCTATCGAGCTCCAGAGCGAAGAAAAGGCCACCGTTACCGGCGACCTAACCATCAACGGCATCACCAAGCCGGTCACCCTGGATGTCGACATTTTCGGCTCCGCTGAAGACCCATGGGGTCAGACTCGCGTTGGCTTCGAGGCAGCCACCAAGATTGACCGCACCGATTTCGGCATCGATTACAACGCTCCTATTAAGACTGGCGGCCTGCTCCTTGGCAACGAGATTTCCCTGCAGATCGACGGCTCCGCAGTTAAGCAGTAA
- a CDS encoding pyridoxal phosphate-dependent aminotransferase — protein MRAPRRTPLKTLDQSSKLQNVLYDIRGPVTTLAEQMEADGHRIMMLNTGNPAKFGFDAPDTIVQDMVRALPHAQGYSESKGIYSARRAVVTRYEMDPDFPRFDVNDVWLGNGVSELISITTQALLNEGDEVLIPAPDYPLWTAATTLAGGKAVHYTCDEENNWAPDVEDIRSKVTDRTKAIVIINPNNPTGAVYTRQTLEAIVDIAREHSLLLLSDEIYDRILYDDAEHISTASLAPDLLCITFNGLSKTYRVAGYRAGWMVLTGPKRHAEGFIEGINLLASTRLCPNVPAQHGIQVALGGYQSIEDLILPGGRLLEQRNVAYEGLTSIPGVSCVKPMGAMYAFPKLDPNVYEIHDDEKLMLDILREEKILMVGGSGFNYPTPDHFRIVTLPWARDLKEAIERLGNFLVSYKQ, from the coding sequence ATCAGGGCACCTCGCCGCACTCCACTGAAGACACTGGACCAATCCTCCAAGCTGCAGAACGTCCTCTACGACATTCGCGGTCCGGTGACTACTCTCGCCGAACAGATGGAGGCCGACGGCCACCGCATCATGATGCTCAACACCGGCAATCCGGCAAAGTTCGGCTTTGATGCACCTGACACCATCGTGCAGGACATGGTCCGCGCCCTCCCCCACGCACAGGGCTACTCCGAGTCCAAGGGTATTTACTCCGCACGCCGTGCCGTCGTCACGCGCTATGAGATGGACCCGGACTTCCCCCGTTTCGACGTCAACGACGTCTGGCTGGGCAACGGCGTCTCCGAGCTGATTTCCATCACCACGCAGGCGCTGCTCAACGAGGGCGATGAGGTCCTCATTCCAGCTCCGGATTACCCGCTCTGGACTGCAGCAACCACCCTCGCCGGCGGCAAGGCCGTCCACTACACGTGCGATGAGGAGAATAACTGGGCCCCGGATGTCGAAGACATTCGCTCGAAGGTGACGGATCGCACGAAGGCTATTGTCATCATCAACCCGAACAATCCGACCGGCGCGGTCTACACACGCCAGACGCTCGAAGCCATCGTCGATATCGCTCGTGAGCACTCACTCCTGCTGCTTTCCGACGAAATCTACGACCGCATCCTCTACGACGATGCAGAGCACATTTCCACTGCCTCCTTGGCCCCGGATTTGCTCTGTATCACCTTCAACGGCTTGTCCAAGACCTACCGTGTGGCCGGTTACCGCGCGGGCTGGATGGTGCTGACTGGCCCGAAGCGCCACGCAGAGGGCTTTATCGAGGGCATCAACTTGCTGGCCAGCACCCGTCTATGCCCGAATGTCCCTGCTCAACACGGCATTCAGGTGGCACTCGGCGGCTACCAGTCCATCGAGGACTTGATCTTGCCAGGCGGTCGCCTGCTGGAGCAGCGCAATGTCGCCTACGAGGGACTGACCTCAATTCCGGGCGTAAGCTGCGTGAAGCCGATGGGAGCAATGTACGCATTCCCGAAGCTGGATCCGAACGTCTACGAAATTCACGATGACGAGAAGCTGATGCTCGACATCCTGCGTGAAGAGAAGATCCTGATGGTCGGCGGCTCTGGCTTCAACTACCCGACGCCGGATCACTTCCGAATTGTCACCCTGCCGTGGGCACGCGACCTGAAGGAAGCTATCGAGCGCCTAGGCAACTTCCTGGTCAGCTACAAGCAATAG
- a CDS encoding YibE/F family protein — MLATVLTVAGIATFLAVIGLWPSGEAPSPGPGFLQSQTSAAETVKGTVVKHSVGACNSPDNGRVFDDQPRPGLAASLNDPAAPKCQLSVIELTSGPDEGKKTLLEASGLPGEIELEEGDKVVLAIHRPNAAGTGAVDNGAVPDPGLMTPAPGVVPAPAPEGAEGEPAPDAEAPAPAPAPEQEPAPESDAEVPAAPAAPEAPAPATDTNVVDLAPDQVVDTASIGNTYTFLDMDRTTTIWMWLGAAVLLIILVGMTRGVLSLIGLGITLAAVMGFLVPALLRGGDPVALAITAGAAILFPVLFLVHGINWKSASALAGTLTTMVLAAGLANLAISTSQLRGLGNEDNLLIQLYLPDVSVTGLLLAGFIIGALGVLNDVTIAQASTVQELYEAAPRSRPMEVFRSAMRVGRDHIASMVYTLVLAYLGTALPLSILLSVSDRPLMQSLTSDVVATELLRSTIGAVALVLAVPITTLIAAYTVAPEGMKFPKRSRAASI; from the coding sequence TTGCTGGCCACAGTTCTCACAGTTGCTGGTATTGCCACTTTCCTCGCAGTGATTGGGCTCTGGCCATCGGGTGAAGCTCCGAGCCCAGGGCCGGGATTCCTGCAGTCACAGACGTCAGCTGCAGAGACGGTTAAGGGAACCGTCGTAAAGCACAGCGTCGGCGCGTGCAATTCGCCTGACAACGGACGCGTCTTCGATGACCAGCCGCGGCCAGGACTGGCGGCCTCCCTCAATGACCCCGCGGCGCCGAAGTGCCAGCTCTCGGTCATTGAGCTGACCTCGGGTCCAGACGAGGGCAAGAAGACTCTGCTGGAAGCATCCGGCCTTCCCGGCGAGATTGAGCTGGAGGAGGGAGACAAGGTCGTCCTGGCAATTCACCGTCCAAACGCGGCCGGTACCGGAGCTGTCGACAATGGTGCCGTGCCGGATCCGGGGTTGATGACACCGGCTCCCGGCGTTGTTCCCGCGCCTGCCCCTGAGGGCGCAGAGGGTGAGCCTGCTCCTGATGCAGAGGCTCCGGCACCAGCTCCAGCCCCGGAGCAGGAACCAGCACCTGAATCCGACGCAGAAGTCCCCGCTGCCCCCGCTGCCCCCGAAGCTCCTGCTCCTGCCACCGACACTAATGTCGTCGACCTCGCGCCCGATCAGGTTGTCGACACCGCTAGCATCGGCAACACCTACACCTTCCTGGACATGGATCGCACCACGACCATCTGGATGTGGCTCGGCGCAGCGGTGCTGCTCATCATCCTCGTCGGCATGACTCGCGGAGTCTTGAGCCTCATTGGTCTTGGCATCACGCTGGCCGCAGTGATGGGATTCCTGGTTCCGGCACTGCTACGCGGTGGCGATCCTGTGGCCTTAGCCATCACGGCGGGCGCGGCGATCCTCTTCCCGGTGCTCTTCCTCGTACATGGCATCAATTGGAAGTCAGCTTCCGCACTGGCGGGAACACTCACCACGATGGTGTTGGCGGCGGGCCTGGCCAACCTCGCAATCTCCACGTCACAGCTACGTGGTCTCGGCAACGAGGACAACCTGCTCATTCAGCTTTACCTGCCTGACGTCTCCGTCACAGGTCTGCTTCTGGCGGGATTCATCATCGGCGCGTTGGGCGTGCTTAACGACGTCACCATCGCCCAGGCCTCGACCGTCCAGGAGCTTTACGAAGCAGCTCCGCGGTCGCGGCCTATGGAGGTCTTCCGCTCGGCAATGCGCGTCGGTCGCGACCACATCGCGTCGATGGTCTACACACTGGTACTGGCGTACCTCGGCACCGCACTGCCGCTATCGATTTTGTTAAGCGTCTCCGACCGGCCGCTGATGCAGTCGTTGACCTCCGATGTCGTGGCCACAGAGCTGCTGCGTTCCACCATCGGTGCGGTGGCTTTGGTACTCGCAGTGCCGATTACCACCCTCATCGCCGCCTATACCGTGGCCCCGGAGGGTATGAAGTTTCCGAAGCGCTCGAGGGCGGCTAGCATTTAG
- a CDS encoding UDP-glucose/GDP-mannose dehydrogenase family protein: MRITVIGTGYLGATHAAAMAELGHEVLGVDVDPAKIEALSAGQVPFFEPGLPELLKKHVESGRLRFTTNYDEAVEFANVHFVGVGTPQVKGSYAADVRYVDAAITELAKRVVGKHLVFGKSTVPVGTAPRLQELAAKMIGERAAAGDEQLKNTSLEIAWNPEFLREGFAVKDTLEPDRVVLGTQKPGMILNGAGQEVESIAEDSLRECFGPIFERETPLIVADTATAELVKVSANAFLATKISFINAVSEICEVTGADITTLADAIGMDARIGRRFLNAGLGFGGGCLPKDIRAFMARAGELGVDQALTFLREVDAINMRRREKTVDLVRGSFGGSLLGHTVTVLGAAFKPNSDDVRDSPALSIAGSLSLAGASVSVYDPQAMENAKKNFPTLEYAPSIEAALEGTEMVVVATEWQQFRDIDPVAAKKLVKRAAVLDGRNCLPADQWRAAGWDVTCLGRG; encoded by the coding sequence ATGCGTATTACGGTTATTGGTACGGGTTACCTAGGCGCCACTCATGCCGCGGCGATGGCGGAGTTAGGCCACGAGGTTCTCGGCGTAGATGTTGATCCCGCCAAGATTGAGGCATTGTCCGCAGGCCAAGTTCCTTTCTTTGAACCCGGCTTGCCCGAACTGCTAAAGAAGCACGTTGAGTCGGGGCGACTACGTTTCACCACTAACTACGACGAGGCTGTTGAATTTGCGAACGTCCACTTCGTAGGTGTCGGAACTCCGCAGGTCAAGGGCTCGTACGCAGCCGATGTTCGCTATGTGGACGCGGCTATTACCGAATTGGCTAAGCGCGTCGTCGGCAAGCATCTAGTGTTTGGTAAGTCCACTGTGCCCGTCGGTACCGCACCGCGCCTGCAGGAGCTAGCTGCGAAGATGATCGGTGAGCGCGCCGCAGCCGGTGATGAGCAGTTGAAGAACACCAGCCTCGAGATCGCCTGGAACCCGGAGTTCCTGCGCGAGGGCTTCGCGGTAAAGGACACCCTGGAGCCGGACCGTGTGGTGCTGGGCACCCAGAAGCCGGGCATGATCCTCAATGGTGCTGGTCAGGAGGTCGAGTCAATCGCTGAGGACAGCCTGCGCGAGTGCTTCGGTCCTATCTTCGAGCGCGAGACGCCGCTTATCGTCGCGGACACTGCCACCGCAGAGCTGGTGAAGGTGTCGGCGAATGCATTCCTCGCCACCAAGATTTCCTTCATCAACGCGGTCTCCGAAATCTGTGAGGTCACAGGTGCGGATATCACCACGCTTGCCGACGCCATCGGTATGGATGCCCGAATTGGCCGCCGCTTCCTCAACGCGGGTCTGGGCTTCGGCGGCGGTTGCCTGCCGAAGGATATCCGCGCATTCATGGCCCGCGCCGGTGAGCTGGGCGTTGACCAGGCGCTGACCTTCCTGCGTGAGGTCGATGCGATTAACATGCGTCGCCGTGAAAAGACCGTTGACCTGGTGCGTGGTAGCTTCGGCGGCTCGCTGCTCGGCCACACCGTGACCGTGCTGGGTGCGGCTTTCAAGCCGAACTCTGACGATGTGCGTGACTCCCCGGCGCTGTCGATTGCTGGTTCGCTGTCTCTGGCGGGCGCTTCGGTGAGTGTTTATGACCCGCAGGCCATGGAGAACGCCAAGAAGAATTTCCCGACCTTGGAGTACGCACCGAGCATCGAAGCTGCCCTGGAAGGCACGGAGATGGTTGTCGTCGCCACCGAGTGGCAGCAGTTCCGCGACATCGACCCGGTGGCTGCGAAGAAGCTGGTCAAGCGTGCAGCAGTGCTCGACGGCCGCAACTGCCTGCCAGCCGACCAGTGGCGTGCCGCAGGCTGGGATGTCACCTGCCTCGGCCGCGGCTAA
- a CDS encoding dCTP deaminase, with amino-acid sequence MLLSDRDIRAAIDAEGSGHLGIDPFDPKMIQPSSIDVRLDKFFRVFNNSQYTHIDPKLPQEELTSPHEVPEGQPFILHPGEFVLASTLEYFTIPPHLAGRLEGKSSLGRLGLATHSTAGFIDPGFSGHITLELSNVANLPIALWPNMKVGQLALFKMSSPAEVPYGSGKLGSKYQGQRGPTPSRAYLNFRDEE; translated from the coding sequence GTGTTGCTCTCAGATCGTGATATTCGTGCCGCTATCGATGCCGAAGGCTCCGGCCATCTCGGCATTGATCCTTTTGACCCGAAGATGATTCAGCCTTCGTCCATCGACGTGCGTCTGGACAAGTTCTTCCGAGTTTTTAACAACTCGCAGTACACGCACATCGATCCGAAGTTGCCGCAGGAAGAACTGACGTCCCCGCACGAGGTTCCAGAAGGGCAGCCCTTCATTCTTCACCCGGGCGAATTCGTCCTGGCATCGACCCTGGAGTACTTCACTATTCCTCCGCACCTAGCAGGCCGCCTGGAAGGTAAGTCTTCGCTGGGGCGTCTGGGCCTGGCAACGCACTCGACCGCCGGCTTTATTGACCCAGGGTTTTCAGGCCACATCACGCTGGAGCTATCCAATGTGGCGAACTTGCCTATCGCACTGTGGCCGAACATGAAGGTCGGCCAGCTGGCACTGTTCAAGATGTCCTCGCCGGCAGAGGTGCCTTACGGTTCCGGCAAGCTCGGTTCGAAGTATCAGGGGCAGCGCGGCCCGACGCCGTCGCGTGCGTACCTGAACTTCCGCGATGAGGAATAA
- a CDS encoding MMPL family transporter has translation MASFLYKIGRSAYLHRWRFLIVWLLLIAGMGTATATLYSGTSENFTFPGLESVETQEEIQQRFATDEDQLSAPTGTVVIQAPEGKTLEDPAIAGEVDELVAAMRSTEGLTKTEEIVPPIMAAEGMKQQAIPAMQAQGFPEEQINSNLEAVSPLSADKTTGTISVTFDAATSMDIESGVRDAFTETVEKHKGDLNVAWSGNAFQMSEISATAEIIGIIVAAIVLIVAFGSFVAAGLPLLSAVIGLGIGMAGIFAATAFTDTISTMTPTLASMIGLAVGIDYALFIVARFRNELVAHVDGSNLEPKELAAELKKIPREERAHLAGLAVGKAGSAVVFAGLTVLIALAALSIINIPFLTAMALAAAFTVAMAVLVAITLLPAILGLFGTKVFAGRAPFVKAPDPENDTPTMGLKWVRIVRKRPLAFVLGTAVVLILLAIPATNLRLAMPSDGMMAKGTPNRTAYEMTEDAFGPGRNSPMIALVDYKDLAAPEKQNAMMAALTELQSVDGVVNAQVIATNGNPQDPSDLGDAAQVLITPAYSATDDRAADLLQSIRDTEDKYNEDTGARYSITGVSPMYEDISQRLSDVLLPYIGIVLVLAFLLLMLVFRSIWVPLVAALGFALSVAATFGVTVALWQEGALGIIDDPQPLISFLPIMLIGIVFGLAMDYQVFLVTRMREGWAHGKTAANATSNGFKHGARVVTAAALIMISVFAAFILMDEPFIKVMGFALAAAVLFDAFIVRMTFIPAMMFLLGERAWKIPRWLDKILPSVDVEGENLNKQFGNAEVTTTTEVATEAK, from the coding sequence ATGGCTTCCTTTTTGTACAAAATCGGTAGATCCGCTTATCTTCACCGCTGGCGATTCCTCATTGTATGGCTGCTGCTCATCGCGGGCATGGGTACCGCGACGGCAACGCTGTACAGCGGCACGTCTGAGAACTTCACCTTTCCCGGCCTTGAGTCAGTTGAAACTCAAGAAGAGATTCAGCAGCGCTTTGCCACCGATGAAGATCAGCTAAGCGCACCCACGGGCACTGTGGTCATTCAAGCTCCAGAAGGCAAGACCCTCGAGGACCCAGCTATTGCAGGCGAGGTCGATGAGCTCGTCGCCGCAATGCGGAGCACCGAAGGGCTGACGAAGACCGAAGAAATTGTCCCGCCCATCATGGCGGCTGAGGGGATGAAGCAGCAGGCCATCCCGGCAATGCAAGCTCAGGGATTCCCTGAGGAGCAGATCAATTCGAACCTGGAGGCCGTCTCCCCACTGAGTGCCGATAAGACCACCGGCACCATTTCCGTGACTTTCGATGCTGCGACCAGCATGGATATCGAAAGTGGAGTCCGGGATGCGTTCACGGAAACCGTCGAAAAGCACAAGGGCGATCTGAACGTCGCCTGGTCCGGTAACGCGTTCCAAATGAGCGAGATTTCCGCCACTGCGGAGATTATCGGCATCATCGTGGCCGCAATCGTGCTCATTGTTGCCTTCGGAAGCTTCGTCGCCGCTGGACTGCCGCTGCTGTCGGCTGTCATCGGCCTGGGAATTGGCATGGCGGGCATCTTCGCCGCCACCGCTTTCACCGACACCATCTCCACCATGACACCGACGCTGGCGTCGATGATTGGTCTGGCTGTCGGCATCGACTACGCGCTGTTTATCGTGGCTCGCTTCCGCAACGAGCTGGTTGCACACGTCGATGGCTCGAACCTTGAGCCGAAGGAACTGGCCGCCGAGCTCAAGAAAATCCCACGCGAGGAGCGTGCACATCTGGCGGGCCTGGCCGTCGGCAAGGCTGGTTCCGCAGTGGTATTCGCAGGCCTCACCGTGCTGATTGCTCTTGCGGCACTGTCGATCATCAACATCCCGTTCCTGACCGCAATGGCGCTGGCCGCAGCATTTACCGTCGCTATGGCGGTGCTCGTTGCCATCACGTTGCTGCCGGCTATTCTCGGCCTGTTCGGCACCAAGGTTTTCGCCGGTCGCGCGCCATTTGTGAAGGCACCGGACCCGGAGAACGACACCCCGACCATGGGCCTGAAGTGGGTCCGCATCGTGCGCAAGCGTCCGCTGGCGTTCGTCCTGGGCACGGCAGTTGTCCTAATCCTGCTGGCCATCCCGGCTACCAACCTCCGTTTGGCCATGCCTTCTGACGGCATGATGGCCAAGGGCACTCCTAACCGCACGGCCTACGAAATGACCGAAGACGCTTTCGGCCCCGGCCGCAACTCCCCGATGATTGCGCTGGTGGACTACAAGGATCTCGCCGCACCGGAAAAGCAGAACGCCATGATGGCTGCCCTGACGGAGCTGCAGAGCGTCGATGGTGTGGTAAATGCTCAGGTCATCGCCACCAATGGCAATCCGCAGGATCCGAGCGATCTCGGTGATGCCGCCCAGGTTCTAATCACCCCGGCGTACAGCGCGACCGATGACCGCGCTGCTGACCTGCTGCAGTCCATCCGCGATACAGAGGACAAGTACAACGAGGACACGGGCGCCCGCTACTCCATCACCGGTGTTTCGCCCATGTACGAGGACATCTCGCAGCGGCTTTCCGACGTGCTGTTGCCCTACATCGGCATCGTGCTGGTCCTGGCCTTCCTGCTGTTGATGCTCGTCTTCCGCTCCATCTGGGTACCACTGGTGGCAGCTCTCGGCTTCGCACTGTCTGTGGCCGCAACCTTTGGTGTCACGGTGGCTCTGTGGCAGGAGGGCGCCCTGGGCATCATCGATGACCCGCAGCCGCTGATTTCCTTCCTGCCGATCATGCTGATTGGTATCGTCTTCGGCCTGGCCATGGACTACCAGGTGTTCCTGGTTACCCGTATGCGTGAGGGCTGGGCGCACGGCAAGACAGCTGCTAATGCAACGTCCAACGGTTTCAAACACGGTGCTCGCGTGGTCACCGCTGCGGCACTGATTATGATTTCGGTGTTCGCCGCCTTCATCCTGATGGATGAACCGTTCATTAAGGTCATGGGCTTTGCCCTGGCAGCCGCAGTTCTCTTCGATGCCTTCATCGTCCGCATGACATTCATCCCGGCCATGATGTTCCTGCTCGGCGAGCGCGCCTGGAAGATTCCGCGCTGGTTGGACAAGATCCTCCCATCCGTGGATGTGGAGGGTGAGAACCTCAATAAGCAGTTCGGAAATGCTGAGGTGACCACTACAACTGAGGTAGCTACTGAAGCCAAGTAG
- a CDS encoding DNA-binding response regulator — MKVLLAEDSVLLREGLTGLLRALGHEVVAVGDADQLLATAEEQAFDVIVTDVRMPPNMRDDGLLAVSTLRQVNPDQPVVVLSQYVAASYLDCLLQHGGFGYLLKERVSDVEHFVAVLEEVRGGGTVVDPEVVSTLLAAKQDGIAELTPREREVLDLMAQGLSNKEMEKRLVLTAGAVSKHVANVFLKLGFQPEDNNRRVKAVLRWLRYTAPST, encoded by the coding sequence ATGAAAGTACTGCTGGCAGAGGACTCCGTACTCCTGCGCGAGGGGCTGACCGGCCTGCTGCGGGCACTGGGGCACGAGGTCGTCGCCGTCGGCGATGCAGATCAGCTGCTCGCCACCGCCGAAGAGCAGGCGTTCGATGTCATCGTCACCGATGTCCGGATGCCGCCGAACATGCGTGACGACGGACTGCTCGCGGTCTCCACACTTCGCCAGGTCAACCCCGACCAGCCGGTTGTCGTGCTCAGCCAATACGTGGCGGCCAGCTACCTGGATTGCCTGCTGCAGCATGGTGGCTTTGGGTACTTGCTGAAAGAACGTGTCTCAGATGTCGAGCACTTCGTCGCAGTACTGGAAGAGGTCCGCGGCGGCGGTACCGTGGTCGATCCTGAAGTGGTTTCGACGCTACTGGCCGCAAAGCAGGACGGCATCGCCGAGCTGACTCCACGTGAGCGCGAAGTGCTCGACCTGATGGCGCAGGGGCTCAGTAATAAGGAAATGGAAAAACGCCTGGTACTAACCGCAGGCGCTGTGAGTAAACATGTGGCGAATGTGTTTTTAAAGCTCGGCTTCCAACCGGAAGATAACAACCGTCGTGTCAAAGCAGTGTTGCGGTGGCTGAGATATACCGCGCCATCGACTTAG